A segment of the Staphylococcus ratti genome:
TAAATACGATACAACGCACGGGCGTTTCAACAAAGAAGTACAACCTATTGAAAATGGGATTACAGTAGATGGAAAAGAGATTAAACTTGTATCAGACCGCAACCCTGAAAACTTACCTTGGGAAGCTTTAAATATCGATGTAGTAATTGAAGCAACCGGTAAATTTAATCACGGTGATAAAGCAGCAGCGCACATTAAAGCAGGGGCTAAAAAAGTATTGCTAACAGGACCATCTAAAGGTGGCCATGTACAAACGATAGTTAAAGGTGTCAACGACGACCAATTAGACGTTGAACAATATGATATTTTCAGTAATGCTTCATGTACGACGAACTGTTTAGCGCCGGTAGCTAAATTATTAAACGATGAATTTGGCATTGAAAACGGATTAATGACAACAGTTCATGCCGTAACGAATGATCAAAATAACATAGATAATCCACATAAAGATTTACGTCGTGCGCGTGCAGCTTTCGAAAGTATTATTCCTACGTCAACTGGTGCAGCTAAAGCGTTAGCATTAGTGCTACCTGAATTAGAAGGTAAATTGCATGGTATGGCACTACGTGTACCAACGAAAAATGTATCTCTTGTAGATTTAGTTGTTGACTTAAAACAATCAGTCACAAAAGAACAAGTTAACCAATTATTTAGAGATAATAACTTAGGTGGTGTGGTTGATATTGTTGATGAACCGTTAGTATCAGATGATTTCAACACGGACAGTCATTCTGCAATTGTTGATGCGCAATCTACTATTGTCATGGGAGACAGAAAAGTAAAAGTACTTGCTTGGTATGATAATGAATGGGCATATTCTACACGTGTTGTAGATGTCTTACAACAAATTGCGAAAGCGATTAAAGTGACTGCTTAAAATTTAAAGTTAGCAAGCGAAATAATGATTAAAATGTAATATTGCTCATAAAGAGTCAAGGTGATACGCATACCTTGGCTCTTTTTAATCGTCCAATTTTGGTTATTAAAGCGGTTTGTAGTATAATGAAACAAAATTATATAAGAAGGTGAAAAGTCGTGAAATGCCCGAAATGCCAACATACGCACTCCCGTGTTGTGGACTCAAGACATGTAGACGACCTCAATGCAATCAGAAGAAGACGTGAATGTGAGCATTGTGGAACACGTTTCACCACTTTCGAGCACATTGAAATGAGTCCGTTAATTGTCGTGAAAAAAGACGGGACACGTCAACAATTTAATCGAGAAAAAATCTTAAATGGACTTGTACGTTCTTGCGAAAAAAGACCTGTGCGTTTCCAAAAACTAGAAGAAATTACAAATCAAGTAGAATGGAAATTAAGAGACTCTGGTATGGCCGAAATTTCTTCACGAGATATTGGCGAACATGTAATGGATTTACTAATTGATGTCGATCAAGTGTCCTATGTTCGTTTTGCATCAGTTTATCGAGAGTTTAAAGATATCGATCAATTGTTAAAATCAATGCAAGGTATCATTAACGAAAATAAGCGGAGTGAATAACATGGTTTCTATGTATCAAAACCAACTTATGCCTCATGACGGATTTATTGTTATCCGTCCATACCATTATCATCACGTGCACCAAGAAGTATTGAATCGTTTATTCATCCCGCTTATCGGTGCTGAGGCAGTAAGTTATTATCAATATTTGGAGCAATTTCAAGATAGTGATTTTGAAGCAGGATATACACACTATACGATAATGTCAGAACTTAAAATCAATTTATTAAAGTTTCGAGAAAAACTTGATTTATTAGAAGGCATTGGTTTATTAAAAACATATGTCCGTCATAATGAGCAAACGACACAGTTTGTTTATGAGTTAGTCTCGCCACCAACGCCATACAATTTTTTTAATGATCCTATGTTGTCGGTGTATTTTTACCAAGTTGTCGGACAAACACGTTTTCATGATATTAAGCGCTTTTTTATACCTAAAAACAAAGATTTAAAAGGCTTTTCTGAAGTGACTAAAAAGTTTACAGATGTCTTTAAAGTTCCTAAAAATCAAAAACACACGAATGAAACGTATATGCGCGAGAATCGATATGAGGGCGTGGATTTATCAGATGTAGCGTTTGATTTTGAACTTTTAAAAGATATGTTACAAACACAATATGTGAGCCGAGAAGTTATTTCTGAACCAAATAAAACGACGATTGTACAATTGGCGACTTTATATCGCTTGTCTCCAGACGTTATGAAGACGATTATTTTAAAGTCATTAAATGCGGATCAAACACTTTCGCTTGCTACATTACGTAAAACGGCGCAAGATTATTACCTCATTGAAAACCAACAAGCGCTCCCGGCGCTAACAGAAGCAGAAATTTCAGCAACCTCGGATGAAGGGGTGAACCATGCTCAAACTGAAGTAACGAATTGGGAAGAATGGTATGACATGATGGACAATACGAGTCCTATTGTGATGCTTACATCTTGGGGAGATGCTGAACCGACGCCGCAACAAAAATCAATGGTTGAAGACTTATTGACGCGAGAGAAATTGAGTTTCGGTACGATAAACGTTTTATTACAGTATGTATTGTTGACTAAAGACCAAAACTTACCTAAAAATTATGTACTTTCAGTCGCTTCAAGTTGGAAGAAAAATGGTGTGACAGATGCTAAATCTGCGGTTGAACACGCACAAAAAATTAAACAAAAGCAAGCACAGTCTTACACTAAAAACACGAATAAAGCCTATCATTATCAAAATAAGGCGCCCTTACATTCTAAAGAAAAAACACCGCGTTGGTTAACGCATCCGGAAGAGTTTAAGCTGGCAGATGAAGATCAAGAACGTCTTGCAAAAGAAAGAGAGGCGTTTTTAAACAAACTTAAAAATAAAAAGCGGGCAGGTGAGAAAGAATGAAGTCATTTCGTCATATTATGGGATCGAGTGAAGCGTTTGAGAAGCGGATTGCAAAAATTAAGCGAGATGTATTACAAGACCCAGACGTTAAACGTTTTTTAGAAGCTCATCAAGAAACTTTGACTAATCGTATCATTGATGAAGATTTAAATATTTTACAAGAATATAAAGACCAACAAAAAACGTACGATGACAATCACGATTATGAAAACTGTCCTAATTTCGTAAAAGGGCATATTCCTGAGTTATACCTTGAAAATAACCGTATCAAAATTAGATATAAACCATGCCCGTGTAAAATCAAACATGATGAAGCTAAATTTTATAATAATATGATAACGTCATTTCATATGCATCCAGATACGTTAAACGCTAAAATCAAAGATATTTATATGAATCGGCAAAATCGGTTGAAATTGGCAATGCATTTAGACGAAATGATTGATCAAATGATTGCCCGTGAACCGACTAAAGGACTTTACTTGTACGGTGAATTTGGTACGGGCAAATCTTTTATACTCGGTGCGATAGCGAACGAGTTAAAAAGTAATCGCGTACCGTCTACGATTATTTACGTACCTGAATTTATTCGAACGCTTAAAAGTGGTTTTAAAGATGGCTCAACGGATAGGCGTGTAAAAGAAGTGAGAGAAGCCCCTGTATTATTTTTAGATGATATTGGCGCAGAAGAAATCTCTCCATGGGTTCGTGATGAGGTGCTAGGGCCGATACTACATTACCGTATGATTCAAAATTTACCTACATTTTTTAGCTCGAACTTAAATTTAGAGGAACTTGAACACCATTTAGCTGTCACAAGAGGTGGTACAGAAGTTACAAAAGCTGCGCGTATTATGGAACGCATTAAAACGTTAACAAAAGCGTATCATCTTGAAGGAGAAAATTATAGAAAACGTTGAAAAACTCAAAAAAAGCGTTATAATGTAATTAACTAAATGACGACGAAAATAAGAGGACACGATGAAATACTCCCTATTATACAGAGAGCTACTGTTGTTGAGAATGTAGTTAATAGCGTATTTTGTTACTCCCTCATGTATGATATTTGTAATAAATGTCCGGCTCAAGACCGTTATCTTATGTAGAGTTTGCATGTACATACATGTATGACTAGGGTGGTACCGCGATGACTTCGTCCCTGTTTTGGGATGGGGTCTTTTTTATTTTTTAGTCGTTTGATATTAATAAGGAGGATGCATATGTCTGAAATTAGTATTCGCTTTCCGGATGGAAATGAAAAAAGTTTTGAAAAAGGGATAACAACAGAAGAAATCGCACAATCTATTAGTCCTGGTTTACGTAAAAAAGCAGTAGCAGGAAAATTTAATCAACAATTGGTGGATTTAACAGCGCCTTTAGAAGAAAACGGGGACATTGAAATTGTTACACCAGGAAGTGACGAAGCGTTAGAAGTGTTACGTCACTCTACAGCGCACTTAATGGCGCACGCAATTAAACGTCTTTATGGAGATGTGAATTTTGGAGTAGGCCCTGTCATTGATGATGGTTTTTATTACGACTTTGATATGGAAACTAAAGTTTCTAGCGATGATTTTGAAAAAATAGAAAAAACAATGAAACAAATTGTAAATGAAAATCTTCCAATCGAACGTCGTGTTGTATCACGAGACGAAGCAAAAGCATTTTTCAGTGAGGATCCATATAAGTTAGAGCTTATTGATGCAATTCCTGAAGATGAAACTGTCACATTATACTCACAAGGAGAATTCACTGATTTATGTCGCGGCGTCCATGTGCCGTCAACTGCTAAAATTAAAGAATTCAAATTGCTTTCAACAGCAGGCGCGTACTGGCGTGGAGATAGTAATAACAAAATGCTTCAACGTATATATGGCACAGCGTTTTTTGACAAAAAAGATTTAAAAGCGCACTTACAAATGCTTGAAGAACGTAAAGAGCGCGATCATAGACGTATCGGTAAAGACTTAGAGCTTTTCACAAACAACCAATTGGTCGGTGCAGGATTGCCGCTATGGTTACCAAACGGGGCGACAATTCGCCGTGAAATCGAACGTTACATTGTTGATAAAGAAATCAATTTTGGATACGACCACGTGTATACACCGGTGATGGCAAATACCAATTTATATAAAACATCAGGACATTGGGACCACTACCAAGACGATATGTTTCCTGTAATGCAACTTGATGAAGATGAAGCGATGGTGTTACGTCCGATGAACTGTCCGCATCATATGATGATTTATGCCAATAAGCCGCATTCATATCGTGAACTGCCAATTCGTATTGCAGAGCTTGGTACAATGCATCGTTATGAGGCAAGTGGTGCAGTATCTGGTTTACAACGTGTGCGTGGAATGACGCTTAATGATGCACACATTTTTGTACGTCCAGATCAAATCAAAGATGAATTCAAACGCGTTGTGAATATGATTATTGATGTGTATAAAGATTTTGGGTTTGAAGATTATCGCTTTAGATTAAGTTATCGTGATCCTGAAGATAAAGAGAAATATTTCGATGATGATGAGATGTGGATTAAAGCAGAATCTATGTTGAAAGAAGCATCTGATGAACTCGGGTTAGTATACGAAGAAGCGCTTGGGGAAGCAGCTTTTTATGGACCTAAGCTTGATGTCCAAGTTAAAACAGCAATGGGTAAAGAAGAAACGTTATCTACGGTTCAACTTGACTTCTTATTGCCTGAACGTTTTGACTTAAATTACATCGGTAAAGACGGCGAGCAACATCGACCAGTTGTAATTCACCGCGGTGTCGTTTCTACTATGGAACGTTTTGTTGCCTTCTTAACTGAGGAAACAAAAGGTGCATTTCCAACATGGTTAGCGCCACAACAAGTTGAAATTATTCCTGTTAATGTTGATTTACATTATGATTATGCGAAACAAATTCATGATGAGCTTAAATCACAAGGTGTTCGAGTTCGAATCGACGACCGTAATGAAAAAATGGGTTACAAAATCCGTGAAGCTCAAATGAAAAAAATACCATATCAACTCGTTGTTGGGGATAAAGAAGTTGAAAACAACGAAGTGAATGTGAGAAAATACGGCTCTAAAGATCAAGAAACAATCGAAAAAGATGAATTCATTTGGAATTTGATTGACGAAATTCGTTTAAAAAAGAAACGATAAACTTGTCAATGCTTACGGATTAAGCTATAGTAGATATTAATTAAAAGTAAATACGAATTTAGTTAGAGGTTGCGTCTTTAAAGAGTCGTTTGTCAGAAGTTGAATGGGACATATGTTGCACAAATTAAAGGTAAAGACGCCGAAGTAAAAAGTACACCATGAATACTTTTTATTGGGCTGGTTTTCGAATAGGGGCCAGACTGTCACAATAGTGGTGTGCTATCTATGTTATGAAAAAAGACAAAGGTTGCATCCTAGGTGCGAGCTTTGTCTTTTTTTAACGATATTTAATGTTAATAGTTAGAATCGGGCAGTTGTTACACTTACCTCTAAGTAATAAGAAAGGATAATGTTTATGAATCAGGTTCATTCGGAAAAAGACAACACTGTTCAAAGACAACTTAAAGATCGACATATTTCGATGATTGCCATCGGTGGAGCAATTGGGACAGGGTTATTTATGACGTCAGGCGGTGCCATTGGAGACGCTGGCCCGCTGGGGGCACTACTCGGTTATTCCATCATTGGTATCATGGTGTTTTTCTTAATGACATCATTAGGAGAAATGGCCACTTATCTACCTGTCTCAGGGTCATTTAGTACGTACGCAACACGTTTTGTAGATCCGTCACTAGGGTTTGCGTTAGGTTGGAATTACTGGTTCAACTGGGTGATTACTGTTGCGGCTGATGTGACTATTGCAGCGCAAGTGATTCAATATTGGGCACCTTTACAATTTTTACCAGCTTGGGCTTGGAGTTGCCTATTTATGTGTGTGATTTTTAGTTTGAATGCACTATCTGTAAAAGTTTATGGTGAAAGTGAATATTGGTTTGCTTTTATTAAAGTAGCAACAGTTATTATTTTCATTATCGTTGGATTATTAACAATTTTTGGTATTATGGGCGGACCAGCTGTAGGTTTTGATACGTTTACTAAAGGTGATGCTCCAATTTTAGGAGATAGTTTGGGCGGAAGTTTACTTGCTATTTTTGGTGTTTTCTTAATTGCAGGTTTCTCATTCCAAGGTACGGAATTAGTAGGGATTACTGCAGGAGAATCTGAAAACCCTCAACGTGCTGTACCTAAAGCGATCAAACAAGTTTTCTGGCGTATATTGTTATTTTATGTTTTTGCGATCTTCATCATTGGTATGTTGATTCCTTATGACAATCCAGCGCTAATGGGTGGAAAAAATGACATTGCAACGTCACCTTTTACGTTAGTATTTAAAAATGCAGGTTTAGCATTTGCAGCCTCATTTATGAATGCGGTCATCCTCACTTCAGTACTTTCAGCGGGGAACTCGGGTATGTATGCAAGTACGCGTATGCTTTATTCAATGAGTAAAGACCGTCTTGCAGCACGTGTTTTTGGAAGCACAAATAAAAATGGTACACCTATTGTATCAATGCTTGCAACAGCAGCCGTTGTAGTTTTTATTTTTGCAGTGCAACATTTGAGTGGTAACGCATATGAATACATCGTAGCAGCAAGTGGTTTGACTGGATTCATCGCTTGGGTCGGTATTGCAATTAGCCATTACCGTTTTAGGAAAGCTTTTGAGGCTCAAAATTACGATAAAGACAAATTAGTTTATAAAGCGAAATTATTCCCATTCGGTCCGATTTTAGCAGGTGTACTATGTATCGTTGTTATTATTGGACAAGATGTTGATTTTATTCAAAGTGGTCAGTTTGATTTTAATCGCTTTTTAATTACGTATATGGGTATTCCGGTATTTTTAGGCTTCTTTATTTACCATAAGTTAAGATATAAAACGAAATTAATTCCTTTGAAAGAGGTTAACTTAGATCCTTCAGTGACAACTAAAGAAAAAAACTTTCAGAAACATGTTGACTAATTCGTAACAACTTGGTATAGTTAATTCTGTTGATTACGAAACGGACCAAGTAGAAGCACCCGCTTCTCACCTGTAGCGACGCAAAAGGCTGTTGGCAGGTAAACGAAAACATGTGATTGAAAGTTCATGTGATTGAAGAAGCGGGGACACTGTGTGTCCTCGCTTCTTTTTTGTACTTGGACCATTCGTAAAACTATTGGAGGTGTCAACCATAGCTAAGGATCAAACGCAAGTTAATGAAAAGATTCGCGCAAAAGAATTACGTGTTATCGGTCAAAACGGTGACCAAATTGGTGTGAAAACCAAAAATGAAGCATTAGAAATGGCAGAACGTCTAGGCTTAGATGTTGTTGTTGTGGCACCTAATGCGAAACCGCCTGTTGCTCGTATTATGGACTATGGTAAGTACAAATTTGAGCAACAAAAGAAAGAAAAAGAAATGAAAAAGAAACAAAAAATTATCAACGTGAAAGAAATCCGTTTAAGTCCTACAATTGAAGAACATGACTTCAATACAAAACTTAAAAACGGACGTAAATTCTTATCTAAAGGTGATAAAGTTAAAGTTTCTATTCGTTTCAGAGGGCGTGCAATTACGCATAAAGAAATTGGACAACGCGTTTTAGAAAAGTTTGCAGATGAATGTAAAGACATTGCTTCTGTTGAACAAAAGGCTAAAATGGAAGGCCGTCAAATGTTTCTTATGTTAGCCCCAATTAACGAAAAAAAAACAACGATTAATAGGAGGAACTCACTATGCCTAAAATGAAAACTCATCGCGGAGCAGCGAAACGTGTTAAAAGAACTGGATCTGGTCAATTAAAGCGTTCTAGAGCTTACACTTCTCACTTATTCGCAAACAAATCAACGAAACAAAAACGCCAATTACGTAAAGCATCATTAGTATCTAAAAGCGATGCAAAACGCGTAAGCCAATTATTAACATACGTTAAATAAGACATATTTTAAATGGTATGAGATGCATACCCCAAGAGACAAAAGGAGGAATTTATTATGCCACGTGTTAAAGGTGGAACAGTAACAAGAGCGCGTCGTAAAAAGACGATCAAATTAGCAAAAGGTTACTTCGGTGCAAAAAGTACATTATATAAAGTAGCAAAACAACAAGTGATGAAATCAGGTCAATATTCATTCCGTGACCGTCGTCAAAGAAAACGTGACTTCCGTAAATTATGGATTACACGTATTAACGCTGCTGCACGTCAACATGACATTAGCTACTCTCGTTTAATGAACGGCTTAAAAACTGCTGGTATCGATATTAACCGTAAAATGCTTTCTGAAATCGCGATTTCAGATGACAAAGCTTTCGGTGAATTAGTAGCTAAAGCGAAAGACGCTTTAAAATAATATAATTAACAAACGCTTATCACGAATTAAGAGTGCATTTTTTAAGTGAAAAGCGTTTGTTTTTTGTTTTTAAACACTTTAATATAGCACTTTGAAAATAACCGCACTACCCTTAGAAAGTCAAAATGTATTTTACCGATTGACAGCGTAGTAAATCGGGATATTTCTTTGCGTAGTAATGAATTTTTGATACGATTAAGAAAACAATCAAAAAGGAGCCAATCATGTCTAAATTTGATGAGCAAATCGCAGTAGTCAAACGTCAATTACTGTTTGACAATGAAACCAACACATTCAATGGATTTATATCTAAAGACGATTCAAAAAGTGCACAAATTTTTAAAGCATTAAATGAATATGAAATTAAACGCCGCGGAGATATGGAGGAAGATCCATCTTTTAAGCAATTGATATCGTATTGTTTACTTGAAAATGAAAACGGTGAAATACTCGTCTATGAGCGTTTAACTGGTGGAGGAGAAGCACGTTTACATGGCCAAGGTTCAATAGGTGTTGGCGGGCATATGAATGATGTTCCTGATGCACAATCCATCGAGGCATTAATTACTGTTAATGCAAGTCGAGAGCTTGAAGAAGAGGTAGGCTTAGTCGTATCCGATGCCAATGCATTAGAGCATGTTGGATTTATCAATGATGATACGAATGAAGTGGGCAAAGTCCACATTGGCGTTGTGTTCAAAATTAAGGTGGACGCTAATGAAATTGAAGCGAAAGAAACGGATACATTGAAAATTGAATGGAGAGCTTTGAATACGATTA
Coding sequences within it:
- the rplT gene encoding 50S ribosomal protein L20, with protein sequence MPRVKGGTVTRARRKKTIKLAKGYFGAKSTLYKVAKQQVMKSGQYSFRDRRQRKRDFRKLWITRINAAARQHDISYSRLMNGLKTAGIDINRKMLSEIAISDDKAFGELVAKAKDALK
- the dnaI gene encoding primosomal protein DnaI, encoding MKSFRHIMGSSEAFEKRIAKIKRDVLQDPDVKRFLEAHQETLTNRIIDEDLNILQEYKDQQKTYDDNHDYENCPNFVKGHIPELYLENNRIKIRYKPCPCKIKHDEAKFYNNMITSFHMHPDTLNAKIKDIYMNRQNRLKLAMHLDEMIDQMIAREPTKGLYLYGEFGTGKSFILGAIANELKSNRVPSTIIYVPEFIRTLKSGFKDGSTDRRVKEVREAPVLFLDDIGAEEISPWVRDEVLGPILHYRMIQNLPTFFSSNLNLEELEHHLAVTRGGTEVTKAARIMERIKTLTKAYHLEGENYRKR
- the nrdR gene encoding transcriptional regulator NrdR is translated as MKCPKCQHTHSRVVDSRHVDDLNAIRRRRECEHCGTRFTTFEHIEMSPLIVVKKDGTRQQFNREKILNGLVRSCEKRPVRFQKLEEITNQVEWKLRDSGMAEISSRDIGEHVMDLLIDVDQVSYVRFASVYREFKDIDQLLKSMQGIINENKRSE
- the rpmI gene encoding 50S ribosomal protein L35 translates to MPKMKTHRGAAKRVKRTGSGQLKRSRAYTSHLFANKSTKQKRQLRKASLVSKSDAKRVSQLLTYVK
- the thrS gene encoding threonine--tRNA ligase; translated protein: MSEISIRFPDGNEKSFEKGITTEEIAQSISPGLRKKAVAGKFNQQLVDLTAPLEENGDIEIVTPGSDEALEVLRHSTAHLMAHAIKRLYGDVNFGVGPVIDDGFYYDFDMETKVSSDDFEKIEKTMKQIVNENLPIERRVVSRDEAKAFFSEDPYKLELIDAIPEDETVTLYSQGEFTDLCRGVHVPSTAKIKEFKLLSTAGAYWRGDSNNKMLQRIYGTAFFDKKDLKAHLQMLEERKERDHRRIGKDLELFTNNQLVGAGLPLWLPNGATIRREIERYIVDKEINFGYDHVYTPVMANTNLYKTSGHWDHYQDDMFPVMQLDEDEAMVLRPMNCPHHMMIYANKPHSYRELPIRIAELGTMHRYEASGAVSGLQRVRGMTLNDAHIFVRPDQIKDEFKRVVNMIIDVYKDFGFEDYRFRLSYRDPEDKEKYFDDDEMWIKAESMLKEASDELGLVYEEALGEAAFYGPKLDVQVKTAMGKEETLSTVQLDFLLPERFDLNYIGKDGEQHRPVVIHRGVVSTMERFVAFLTEETKGAFPTWLAPQQVEIIPVNVDLHYDYAKQIHDELKSQGVRVRIDDRNEKMGYKIREAQMKKIPYQLVVGDKEVENNEVNVRKYGSKDQETIEKDEFIWNLIDEIRLKKKR
- the infC gene encoding translation initiation factor IF-3; this encodes MSTIAKDQTQVNEKIRAKELRVIGQNGDQIGVKTKNEALEMAERLGLDVVVVAPNAKPPVARIMDYGKYKFEQQKKEKEMKKKQKIINVKEIRLSPTIEEHDFNTKLKNGRKFLSKGDKVKVSIRFRGRAITHKEIGQRVLEKFADECKDIASVEQKAKMEGRQMFLMLAPINEKKTTINRRNSLCLK
- a CDS encoding NUDIX domain-containing protein, which translates into the protein MSKFDEQIAVVKRQLLFDNETNTFNGFISKDDSKSAQIFKALNEYEIKRRGDMEEDPSFKQLISYCLLENENGEILVYERLTGGGEARLHGQGSIGVGGHMNDVPDAQSIEALITVNASRELEEEVGLVVSDANALEHVGFINDDTNEVGKVHIGVVFKIKVDANEIEAKETDTLKIEWRALNTITDLEQFESWSALILKEMK
- a CDS encoding replication initiation and membrane attachment family protein codes for the protein MVSMYQNQLMPHDGFIVIRPYHYHHVHQEVLNRLFIPLIGAEAVSYYQYLEQFQDSDFEAGYTHYTIMSELKINLLKFREKLDLLEGIGLLKTYVRHNEQTTQFVYELVSPPTPYNFFNDPMLSVYFYQVVGQTRFHDIKRFFIPKNKDLKGFSEVTKKFTDVFKVPKNQKHTNETYMRENRYEGVDLSDVAFDFELLKDMLQTQYVSREVISEPNKTTIVQLATLYRLSPDVMKTIILKSLNADQTLSLATLRKTAQDYYLIENQQALPALTEAEISATSDEGVNHAQTEVTNWEEWYDMMDNTSPIVMLTSWGDAEPTPQQKSMVEDLLTREKLSFGTINVLLQYVLLTKDQNLPKNYVLSVASSWKKNGVTDAKSAVEHAQKIKQKQAQSYTKNTNKAYHYQNKAPLHSKEKTPRWLTHPEEFKLADEDQERLAKEREAFLNKLKNKKRAGEKE
- a CDS encoding glyceraldehyde-3-phosphate dehydrogenase; the encoded protein is MTTKIAINGLGRIGRMVLRIALNREDVEVVAINASYPPETIAHLIKYDTTHGRFNKEVQPIENGITVDGKEIKLVSDRNPENLPWEALNIDVVIEATGKFNHGDKAAAHIKAGAKKVLLTGPSKGGHVQTIVKGVNDDQLDVEQYDIFSNASCTTNCLAPVAKLLNDEFGIENGLMTTVHAVTNDQNNIDNPHKDLRRARAAFESIIPTSTGAAKALALVLPELEGKLHGMALRVPTKNVSLVDLVVDLKQSVTKEQVNQLFRDNNLGGVVDIVDEPLVSDDFNTDSHSAIVDAQSTIVMGDRKVKVLAWYDNEWAYSTRVVDVLQQIAKAIKVTA
- a CDS encoding amino acid permease, which produces MNQVHSEKDNTVQRQLKDRHISMIAIGGAIGTGLFMTSGGAIGDAGPLGALLGYSIIGIMVFFLMTSLGEMATYLPVSGSFSTYATRFVDPSLGFALGWNYWFNWVITVAADVTIAAQVIQYWAPLQFLPAWAWSCLFMCVIFSLNALSVKVYGESEYWFAFIKVATVIIFIIVGLLTIFGIMGGPAVGFDTFTKGDAPILGDSLGGSLLAIFGVFLIAGFSFQGTELVGITAGESENPQRAVPKAIKQVFWRILLFYVFAIFIIGMLIPYDNPALMGGKNDIATSPFTLVFKNAGLAFAASFMNAVILTSVLSAGNSGMYASTRMLYSMSKDRLAARVFGSTNKNGTPIVSMLATAAVVVFIFAVQHLSGNAYEYIVAASGLTGFIAWVGIAISHYRFRKAFEAQNYDKDKLVYKAKLFPFGPILAGVLCIVVIIGQDVDFIQSGQFDFNRFLITYMGIPVFLGFFIYHKLRYKTKLIPLKEVNLDPSVTTKEKNFQKHVD